One stretch of Syntrophales bacterium DNA includes these proteins:
- the prfB gene encoding peptide chain release factor 2 (programmed frameshift) produces MIDGWTEKVEDLKKRIDHLKVCLDIPAKESEITAIEKEASQPEFWNEPQKAGELLKKKAESEEMVTRWKSYLNMLNELEMMYELALTENDFSILADIERELTKLQLDIRKEEIKLMLGAEEDALNAILSINAGAGGTEAQDWAEMLLRMYLRWAERKGYKTTIIDLQPGEEAGIKSASITLEGEYAYGFAKAEIGIHRLVRISPFDSNARRHTSFASVFVYPEVKDDIVIEIDEKDLRIDTFRSSGAGGQHVNKTDSAVRITHIPTGIVVQCQNERSQHKNRAMAMKYLRSRLYELKLKEKREKLMEIEKTKKDIAWGSQIRSYILHPYKLVKDHRTNLEVGDVNRVLDGDLDEFIEAYLLMQHS; encoded by the coding sequence CGAAATAACAGCTATTGAGAAAGAGGCATCGCAACCCGAGTTCTGGAATGAACCCCAGAAAGCAGGAGAACTTTTGAAAAAAAAGGCTGAATCGGAAGAAATGGTAACGAGGTGGAAAAGCTACCTAAATATGTTAAACGAACTAGAAATGATGTACGAGCTAGCACTAACCGAAAACGACTTTTCAATTTTAGCTGATATCGAAAGAGAACTCACAAAATTGCAGCTTGACATACGTAAAGAGGAAATCAAACTAATGTTGGGGGCTGAGGAGGATGCACTTAATGCAATACTATCCATAAACGCAGGAGCCGGTGGCACAGAAGCTCAGGATTGGGCAGAAATGTTACTTAGAATGTACCTCCGATGGGCAGAACGCAAGGGGTACAAAACCACTATCATTGATTTGCAGCCCGGTGAAGAGGCAGGCATAAAAAGCGCCTCAATTACCTTGGAAGGAGAATACGCATACGGCTTCGCGAAGGCAGAGATTGGTATTCACAGGTTGGTGAGGATTTCTCCCTTCGACTCCAATGCCAGACGACACACCTCATTTGCCTCTGTGTTTGTTTATCCGGAGGTAAAAGACGATATTGTTATCGAGATTGACGAGAAAGACCTTCGTATTGACACATTCCGTTCTTCAGGGGCTGGGGGTCAGCATGTCAATAAAACTGATTCGGCTGTACGAATAACCCATATACCGACTGGCATTGTGGTTCAGTGCCAGAACGAAAGGTCCCAACACAAGAACAGGGCCATGGCTATGAAATACCTGAGATCAAGGCTCTACGAGTTAAAACTCAAGGAAAAAAGAGAGAAATTAATGGAAATAGAAAAGACAAAAAAAGACATAGCCTGGGGAAGTCAAATTCGCTCTTATATTCTTCATCCATACAAACTCGTTAAAGATCACCGTACAAACCTCGAGGTTGGTGATGTAAACAGAGTACTCGATGGGGATCTAGATGAATTTATTGAAGCTTATCTTTTGATGCAGCACTCATAA
- a CDS encoding LysM peptidoglycan-binding domain-containing protein, giving the protein MVKRKKFYVCSFFTIFLLLPLLSIHLKTSYADPSGNRQALPTLVAMDKKEQKMATHRDETNSQEDAKNKLKREKKKNEEQEIIEEAEKLIEAAQNYWEKGDMERAIEMLDLAYSLILTDSEEPEIARQKDDLRFMISKKILAIYSTKQNRANGIRSEIPLVLNEDVEREIESFLGRERDFFVAAYKRSFLFRPMILKELKKARLPEELSWLPLVESGFNVTALSPARALGLWQFIASTGYKYGLERDDWIDERLDPEKATKAAIAYLKELHEMFGDWLTALAAYNCGEGRVIRVISSQKINYFDRFWDLYRQLPYETARYVPRFLATLHIVKNPKQYGIDKELTETPVTTPTYTTVKTNKPMLLKDIANHLNISEEILYFLNPELRYKATPNREYNLKIPEESLEQFLLAADQIPSWEKPVSLSKKKRLVFVYHKVKKGETLSSVAAKYHTSVKLIKIHNKKTLKSKGVYAGQLLKVPVYSALYSPRHAKVAAVSHNETSYTVRKGDTLSSIATRFNTSVSELKRINNIKTDRVVAGQVLLVSSLDKVKTQNGKNNGKITRRKES; this is encoded by the coding sequence GTGGTGAAGAGGAAGAAGTTCTATGTGTGTTCTTTTTTCACAATTTTTCTACTTCTTCCCTTACTGAGCATACACTTAAAAACAAGCTACGCAGATCCTAGCGGAAATAGACAAGCACTACCAACGTTGGTTGCGATGGATAAAAAAGAACAAAAGATGGCTACCCACCGAGATGAGACTAACTCCCAGGAAGATGCGAAAAATAAATTAAAAAGAGAAAAGAAAAAAAACGAAGAACAGGAGATTATTGAAGAAGCCGAAAAGCTAATCGAAGCTGCTCAAAATTACTGGGAAAAAGGAGACATGGAAAGGGCTATTGAAATGCTGGATCTGGCGTACAGTCTAATTCTCACCGACAGCGAAGAACCGGAGATTGCGAGACAAAAAGATGATTTGCGTTTTATGATATCTAAAAAAATCCTTGCAATTTACAGTACGAAACAAAACCGTGCCAATGGCATAAGAAGCGAAATTCCTTTAGTTCTCAACGAAGATGTGGAAAGGGAGATAGAATCTTTTCTAGGACGGGAAAGGGACTTCTTTGTCGCTGCCTACAAACGGTCTTTCCTCTTTCGACCAATGATTCTGAAGGAATTGAAAAAAGCCCGTCTTCCTGAAGAATTATCATGGTTACCCCTAGTGGAAAGCGGTTTTAACGTAACTGCACTTTCCCCTGCCAGGGCTTTGGGGCTATGGCAATTTATTGCGTCCACGGGTTACAAATACGGCCTTGAAAGGGATGACTGGATTGACGAACGTCTTGACCCCGAAAAAGCCACCAAAGCTGCCATTGCTTACCTTAAAGAACTACACGAAATGTTCGGTGACTGGTTAACCGCACTTGCAGCTTACAACTGCGGTGAAGGTAGAGTTATCAGGGTAATATCATCACAGAAGATAAACTATTTCGATCGTTTCTGGGATCTGTACCGTCAACTTCCTTACGAAACGGCTCGTTACGTACCCCGTTTCTTAGCAACGCTCCATATTGTGAAAAATCCAAAACAATACGGTATTGATAAGGAACTAACAGAAACACCTGTTACAACCCCAACATACACCACAGTGAAAACAAACAAGCCTATGTTACTAAAGGACATCGCAAATCACTTAAACATCTCAGAAGAGATCCTCTACTTTTTGAATCCAGAACTTAGGTACAAAGCGACACCTAACCGGGAATACAATCTCAAAATTCCAGAAGAATCCTTGGAGCAATTCCTCCTCGCAGCTGATCAGATACCTTCCTGGGAAAAACCGGTTAGCTTATCCAAAAAGAAACGCCTCGTGTTTGTGTACCATAAAGTGAAGAAAGGCGAAACGCTGTCATCCGTTGCCGCGAAATACCATACCTCTGTAAAGTTAATAAAGATACACAATAAGAAAACGCTCAAGTCAAAAGGGGTTTACGCAGGTCAATTACTCAAAGTTCCGGTTTACAGTGCACTATATTCACCTAGACATGCAAAAGTTGCAGCCGTCTCCCACAATGAAACCTCATATACTGTACGGAAAGGGGACACTCTCTCATCAATAGCTACTCGCTTCAACACATCCGTCTCCGAATTGAAGAGAATTAACAATATAAAAACTGACAGAGTAGTTGCCGGACAAGTTCTTCTGGTGTCATCCCTGGACAAAGTTAAAACGCAAAACGGAAAAAACAATGGGAAAATCACCAGGAGGAAAGAAAGTTGA